A single genomic interval of Candidatus Bathyarchaeota archaeon harbors:
- a CDS encoding glycosyltransferase has product MTVSVVIRCAGREKLFSGVLDCLLNQTVIPSEILIVMDFISEKETRCVSRRLESYSNSRLLTFKHEDFSHPYSANLGVASSKEELVCITNGHSLPTSLHWLESGLKHFEREDVAGVSGFFLPSDKGFGKRLFYLVEKQMKGIRWISTINCIIRKSRWEEYPFDENLLNIIPETKKYGGEDYDWTLEMLARGYKIVLDPDFNVIHAHEKDIVFEVFRNLRNYFVYKKLQEKIKRLERPRQASEYLKKKHVVN; this is encoded by the coding sequence ATGACCGTTTCAGTCGTTATCAGATGTGCTGGTCGGGAAAAACTGTTCAGCGGTGTCTTAGATTGTCTGCTAAATCAAACAGTTATTCCTTCTGAAATATTGATTGTTATGGATTTTATCAGTGAAAAAGAAACAAGATGCGTGAGTAGACGCTTGGAAAGTTATTCTAACTCTAGACTTCTAACATTCAAACATGAAGATTTTTCACATCCCTATTCGGCGAATCTTGGAGTGGCATCTTCCAAAGAGGAGCTCGTGTGTATAACTAATGGACATTCGCTGCCAACGTCGTTGCATTGGCTGGAAAGTGGATTGAAGCACTTTGAACGTGAAGATGTTGCGGGCGTAAGTGGCTTTTTCTTACCATCAGACAAAGGATTTGGAAAGAGACTTTTTTATCTAGTTGAGAAACAGATGAAGGGAATACGTTGGATTTCCACAATAAACTGCATCATTCGGAAATCAAGATGGGAAGAATATCCTTTTGACGAAAACTTGTTAAACATAATTCCAGAAACGAAAAAATACGGCGGAGAAGATTATGACTGGACTTTAGAAATGCTTGCAAGGGGATATAAGATAGTTTTAGATCCAGACTTCAACGTTATTCACGCTCATGAAAAAGACATTGTATTTGAAGTCTTCAGAAACTTGAGAAACTATTTTGTTTACAAAAAACTGCAGGAAAAAATTAAGAGATTAGAAAGACCGAGGCAAGCCTCCGAATACTTGAAGAAAAAGCATGTAGTTAACTAA
- a CDS encoding cysteine desulfurase, with the protein MRKVYVDYAATTSVDPRVVKAMQPYFTKFYGNASSLNSFGVEAKKALETSRETIARFMGADANELIFTGSATEANNLVLKGHAFKKGKARCHIAVSTIDHDCILNSAKWLEKQGFKVTYLPVDQYGLLKMDALEEALKENVTLVSVVHGNNEIGTVQSIEEIVRTCHEHNTSFHTDAVQSFGKLPINVKKMNIDFMTINAHKLYGPKGVGALYINKNFKIEPLIHGGGHEFGLRSGTENVPGIVGFAKAVELRKEEMKPEAELLTCLRDKLIKGTLEIEDTYLNGHPTKRLSNNTNFRFSYIEGEAVVLGLDTEGIAASSGSACSSMAGEPSHVLLAIGLKPEEARGSLRLSLGKYNTEEDIDYILQVLPKVVKRLRAMSPLRP; encoded by the coding sequence ATCAGAAAAGTCTATGTGGACTATGCTGCCACAACTTCCGTCGATCCACGTGTAGTCAAAGCTATGCAGCCCTATTTCACCAAGTTTTATGGTAACGCTTCTTCACTGAACTCTTTCGGTGTCGAAGCCAAAAAAGCCTTGGAAACGTCTAGAGAGACAATAGCTAGGTTCATGGGCGCTGACGCAAACGAACTAATATTCACGGGGAGTGCAACAGAAGCTAACAATCTTGTGCTGAAAGGGCATGCTTTTAAAAAAGGAAAAGCCAGATGCCACATTGCGGTTTCTACAATTGACCATGACTGCATATTAAACTCGGCAAAATGGCTGGAGAAGCAGGGGTTTAAGGTCACGTACTTACCAGTTGACCAATATGGCTTACTGAAAATGGACGCTCTTGAAGAAGCGTTAAAAGAAAACGTGACTCTCGTATCCGTCGTTCACGGAAACAATGAAATCGGAACAGTTCAGTCAATCGAAGAAATTGTGAGAACATGCCACGAACACAATACCTCTTTCCACACAGACGCAGTTCAAAGCTTTGGCAAACTACCCATCAACGTCAAAAAAATGAACATCGACTTCATGACGATTAACGCACATAAACTATATGGACCAAAAGGCGTTGGCGCTTTGTACATCAATAAAAACTTCAAAATTGAACCTTTAATACATGGTGGTGGACACGAATTCGGCCTAAGATCGGGAACCGAAAACGTGCCAGGAATAGTAGGTTTCGCCAAGGCAGTGGAACTTCGAAAAGAAGAGATGAAGCCAGAGGCAGAACTACTCACTTGTCTACGTGACAAGCTGATAAAAGGCACTTTAGAAATTGAAGATACGTATCTTAATGGTCACCCTACGAAAAGACTTTCCAACAATACAAATTTCCGATTCTCTTACATAGAAGGAGAAGCCGTGGTTCTAGGCCTCGACACGGAAGGAATAGCTGCATCCTCAGGGTCTGCTTGTTCCTCAATGGCTGGAGAACCAAGCCACGTGCTTCTCGCCATCGGATTAAAGCCAGAGGAAGCTCGTGGCAGTTTAAGACTCTCGCTTGGAAAGTATAATACCGAAGAGGATATTGACTACATTCTTCAAGTATTACCGAAAGTTGTAAAACGACTCAGAGCAATGTCGCCATTAAGACCTTAA
- a CDS encoding radical SAM protein, giving the protein MRLSPSKVLGLFKRSLAFNKPHHVQWMLTRRCNYRCKSCDVWRDQKPTAELSTDEVKAGLDVLRKMGVIEIVLSGGNPLLREDIREIIDYASRYFITTIYDNGSQAVKKIDALQKADFVAISLDTLDEKKYNYLKGVHGAWKNALNAVQTLHNQGITVGVSPTISQLNMHEILDFTEHFTEKGIPVLYCLYQHDSLAQPLFQIGEKDKELEIMDNEAFAKICDALAEKKDKCQGILITKKMLNTLKELHLTGQRTWECKALQSFFMIDPLGNVAGCHLEQPVATVFDLPKVWNSQRFENSRKMYRKCKKCSYMCYMFYSLHANIQGNIEIVRDQWKNAKTILTR; this is encoded by the coding sequence ATGAGGCTCTCGCCTTCCAAAGTTCTTGGTTTATTCAAGCGTTCTCTCGCCTTTAACAAGCCTCATCACGTGCAATGGATGCTTACACGTCGGTGTAATTATCGCTGCAAAAGCTGTGATGTATGGCGAGACCAGAAACCGACAGCGGAGCTTTCCACCGATGAAGTGAAAGCAGGATTAGATGTTCTTCGCAAAATGGGAGTAATAGAAATTGTTCTCTCTGGAGGAAATCCCCTTTTACGTGAAGACATTCGGGAAATAATAGATTATGCCTCTCGATACTTTATCACAACAATTTATGACAATGGAAGTCAAGCTGTAAAAAAAATAGACGCTTTACAAAAAGCCGATTTCGTCGCCATATCCCTCGACACATTAGACGAGAAAAAATACAACTATCTAAAAGGTGTTCACGGTGCTTGGAAAAACGCGTTAAATGCAGTTCAAACTCTGCATAACCAAGGAATAACTGTAGGAGTTTCTCCTACCATCTCACAACTTAACATGCATGAGATACTGGATTTCACTGAACATTTTACTGAGAAGGGAATTCCCGTTCTTTATTGTTTATATCAACATGACTCTCTTGCGCAGCCATTGTTTCAAATAGGGGAGAAAGACAAAGAACTTGAAATCATGGACAATGAGGCTTTTGCAAAAATCTGCGACGCACTTGCAGAAAAGAAAGACAAATGTCAAGGAATTCTCATAACAAAAAAAATGCTAAACACCTTGAAAGAGTTACACTTAACTGGACAAAGAACCTGGGAATGTAAAGCTCTTCAATCCTTTTTCATGATAGACCCGCTTGGAAATGTGGCTGGTTGTCATCTTGAACAACCTGTTGCCACAGTTTTTGACTTACCTAAAGTATGGAACAGCCAAAGATTTGAGAACTCAAGAAAAATGTACCGGAAATGCAAAAAATGCTCCTACATGTGTTACATGTTCTATTCCCTACATGCAAATATCCAAGGCAACATAGAAATAGTAAGGGACCAATGGAAAAACGCCAAAACAATATTGACCCGCTAA
- a CDS encoding adenosine-specific kinase, which produces MDVKVVKIEAVKDCNVILGMAHFIKTVEDLYEVLVESVPNIKFGVGFCESSGPCLVRSEGNDDELKHLATQKAFELSCGHCFIIFIKNAYPINILNKIKQVSEVCTIYAATANPLQIIVCETEQGRGVLGVVDGLRSKGIETKSDVKARKEFLRKIGYKL; this is translated from the coding sequence TTGGATGTTAAAGTGGTGAAAATTGAGGCGGTGAAAGACTGCAATGTTATTTTGGGCATGGCACATTTCATCAAAACCGTTGAAGATCTTTACGAAGTATTAGTAGAGTCAGTTCCAAACATAAAATTCGGTGTAGGCTTCTGCGAAAGCTCTGGTCCGTGTTTGGTGAGAAGCGAAGGCAACGACGACGAACTGAAACATCTAGCGACTCAAAAAGCATTTGAGCTTAGCTGCGGTCACTGTTTTATAATTTTCATCAAGAACGCCTACCCCATCAACATCTTAAACAAAATTAAACAAGTGTCAGAAGTATGCACCATTTATGCCGCTACAGCCAACCCGTTGCAGATTATTGTGTGTGAAACGGAGCAAGGAAGAGGAGTACTTGGTGTGGTAGACGGTTTAAGAAGCAAAGGAATCGAAACTAAAAGCGATGTCAAGGCGAGAAAGGAGTTTCTCAGAAAAATTGGCTACAAACTCTAA
- a CDS encoding AIR synthase family protein — MKLPAGKVPPKILEEIVFDHLGTKRKEVVVGPSYGLDGAVIEIGSRLLITSMDPITGALERIGWLAVNINANDVATFGVKPAFFSSCLLLPENVTEKTVETICRQIDFGAKKLGIAVTGGHSETTPNLPFPIVVGCCMGIAEKGHYVTARGAKAGNMLILTKSVGMEGTAILATDRHTQLARKIGKSMLKRAEGFFNHISVVKEAILAFETGCITAMHDPTEGGVAGGIHELADASNVGFKVYEEKLSITGETLKICQFFQIDPLQLIASGSLLIAVEKGSADKVVEVLEKNKIAAAVIGEFLPSPKKQLIVRRNGHVEELVRPVSDHLWLALEKKPIS, encoded by the coding sequence ATGAAACTTCCTGCTGGTAAAGTTCCGCCGAAAATCCTCGAAGAAATAGTCTTTGACCATTTAGGCACAAAACGCAAAGAAGTGGTTGTAGGTCCATCTTACGGTTTAGACGGAGCCGTAATTGAAATTGGAAGCAGGTTACTCATCACTTCTATGGATCCAATCACAGGAGCCTTGGAAAGAATAGGATGGCTAGCGGTGAACATAAACGCGAATGACGTAGCCACCTTCGGCGTAAAACCAGCCTTCTTCTCCTCCTGCCTTCTACTGCCTGAAAACGTAACAGAAAAAACTGTAGAAACCATTTGCAGGCAAATAGACTTTGGTGCTAAAAAACTCGGCATAGCCGTGACAGGGGGTCACTCAGAAACCACTCCTAACTTGCCATTTCCTATAGTTGTCGGTTGTTGTATGGGCATAGCTGAGAAAGGACATTATGTAACAGCGCGAGGAGCGAAGGCTGGCAACATGCTGATACTTACAAAATCTGTAGGTATGGAAGGTACAGCAATTCTAGCCACAGATAGACACACTCAACTTGCAAGAAAAATAGGAAAATCAATGTTGAAAAGGGCTGAGGGGTTTTTCAACCACATAAGTGTAGTGAAAGAAGCCATCTTAGCCTTCGAAACAGGTTGCATAACGGCGATGCATGACCCAACAGAAGGAGGAGTTGCTGGTGGAATACACGAATTAGCCGACGCTTCAAATGTAGGTTTCAAAGTTTATGAAGAAAAACTGTCAATCACCGGGGAAACACTGAAAATATGCCAATTCTTCCAAATTGACCCATTGCAACTTATTGCCTCTGGAAGCTTGTTAATTGCTGTGGAAAAAGGCTCTGCCGACAAAGTTGTGGAAGTTTTAGAGAAAAACAAGATTGCTGCGGCTGTTATAGGTGAATTTCTGCCTTCTCCAAAGAAACAACTGATAGTACGTAGAAATGGTCATGTGGAAGAATTGGTTAGACCAGTGTCTGATCATCTTTGGCTAGCCTTAGAAAAAAAGCCTATTAGTTAA
- a CDS encoding GNAT family N-acetyltransferase gives MQNKLTIRPAQQSDREAVFKFCEHTFDWGDYVPNVWDVWLKEKQAQLFTATLDNKPVGIMCVSIRKPGEAWLQAARTDPNYRRRGVATALTNACLEWAENKGSETARLSTDSDNYAAQKVLEALGFTQVSDFLIMKCEKLRVEETENSRWAKKGDLEKMWSFLTSSEVFKKSAGLYTVMFTWASLNKQTLARFIADKKAIVQDNNKAIGGLVLIDETIKDVWQEKPFQTCYIDGDRQVIVDIMKFFKTYSYKKGIMNVYAFACNTPTIAAALTEAGFSREETETELIYQKKLIP, from the coding sequence ATGCAAAACAAGCTCACCATACGCCCCGCCCAACAAAGCGACAGAGAAGCAGTCTTCAAGTTCTGCGAACATACCTTCGACTGGGGTGACTACGTCCCCAACGTCTGGGATGTGTGGCTAAAAGAAAAACAAGCCCAACTCTTCACAGCCACTCTGGACAACAAACCTGTAGGCATAATGTGCGTCTCCATACGAAAACCTGGCGAAGCATGGCTACAAGCAGCCAGAACCGACCCAAACTACAGACGCAGAGGAGTCGCCACCGCACTAACAAACGCCTGCCTAGAATGGGCTGAAAACAAAGGAAGCGAAACAGCGAGGCTATCAACAGACTCAGATAACTATGCAGCCCAAAAGGTACTAGAGGCACTAGGCTTCACCCAAGTCTCTGATTTTCTAATTATGAAATGTGAAAAACTGAGAGTTGAAGAAACCGAAAACTCCAGATGGGCAAAAAAAGGCGATTTGGAAAAAATGTGGAGTTTCCTCACAAGTTCTGAAGTATTCAAAAAGTCTGCAGGCTTGTACACAGTAATGTTTACGTGGGCATCACTGAATAAACAAACCCTCGCCAGATTCATCGCCGACAAAAAAGCCATAGTGCAAGACAACAACAAAGCTATCGGTGGCTTAGTGCTAATAGATGAAACCATAAAAGATGTGTGGCAAGAAAAACCATTCCAAACATGCTACATCGATGGTGACCGCCAAGTCATCGTAGACATAATGAAATTCTTCAAAACCTACTCTTACAAAAAAGGAATCATGAATGTTTACGCTTTTGCATGTAACACTCCCACAATCGCTGCTGCTCTCACAGAAGCTGGTTTCAGCCGTGAAGAAACTGAAACAGAGCTAATTTATCAGAAGAAACTGATCCCGTAA
- a CDS encoding CTP synthase: MVKYVFITGGVLSSVGKGIVTSSVGKMLQTRGVKVTVNKVDPYVNVDAGTMNPYMHGEVYVTDDGGETDLDLGWYERFLDLNLTMNNNVTTGMVYQTVIKKERKGDYLGHCVQIVPHVTNEIKRRIRYVAKKPGVDVVLTECGGTVGDIEGLPFLEAIRQMRLEEGYKNTLYIHVALVPILDVTGEMKTKPLQHSVNELRRIGIQPDTIVARSKKMIDAEARQKIALFGTIPENAVFCSYNVQSIYEVPLILDDQGMGDFIQNRLHISTKKPKWGEWKNFVNAVLKPRYEIKIVLVGKYAGLTDSYVSMNEAFKHAGAKCQTSVSVDYVEAERFEEHPEKLGALQNYDGIFVPYGFGPRGAEGKIAAIQLARENNIPFLGICYGFQLAVVEFARHVCGLEDANSAEINPSTRFPVIDLMPEQHGVKTKGATMRLGAHKILVKKETLAYSLYQSEEIYERHRHRYEVNPEHRPTLEKHGLIFSGRSVDGKRMEILELPEKFFFFASQFHGEFKSRPAKPDPEYYGFVKACLDRKLGRAKVKL, from the coding sequence ATGGTGAAATATGTTTTTATCACAGGCGGCGTGCTTTCTTCGGTAGGTAAAGGCATCGTAACATCTTCGGTGGGTAAGATGCTTCAAACAAGAGGCGTCAAAGTCACGGTTAATAAAGTTGATCCATATGTGAACGTTGACGCAGGCACTATGAACCCATATATGCACGGCGAAGTTTACGTCACGGATGATGGGGGAGAAACCGACCTCGATCTAGGATGGTATGAAAGATTCTTAGACCTAAACCTGACTATGAACAACAACGTTACAACAGGCATGGTTTATCAGACGGTAATCAAAAAGGAACGAAAAGGCGACTATCTTGGTCATTGTGTCCAAATAGTGCCCCATGTTACAAATGAAATTAAACGGCGAATTCGATACGTGGCTAAAAAGCCTGGGGTGGACGTTGTGTTAACCGAGTGTGGCGGCACCGTGGGCGACATAGAAGGCTTACCTTTCCTTGAAGCCATAAGGCAGATGCGCCTTGAAGAAGGATACAAAAACACTCTTTACATCCACGTGGCGTTGGTTCCAATACTTGATGTTACGGGTGAAATGAAAACTAAACCATTACAGCACAGCGTAAACGAACTTCGCCGCATCGGTATACAACCAGACACGATTGTGGCGCGGTCAAAAAAAATGATTGACGCCGAAGCACGGCAAAAAATCGCTCTTTTCGGAACTATACCTGAAAATGCCGTTTTCTGCTCCTATAATGTCCAGTCTATTTACGAAGTTCCACTGATCTTAGATGATCAGGGAATGGGAGATTTCATTCAAAACCGTCTCCACATTTCTACAAAAAAGCCCAAATGGGGCGAATGGAAAAATTTTGTCAACGCCGTTTTAAAGCCGCGTTACGAAATCAAAATTGTGCTAGTTGGAAAATATGCTGGCTTGACGGACAGTTATGTAAGCATGAATGAAGCGTTTAAGCATGCAGGTGCAAAATGTCAAACCAGCGTGTCTGTGGACTATGTGGAAGCCGAGAGATTCGAAGAGCACCCTGAGAAACTTGGAGCACTCCAAAATTATGACGGTATATTCGTCCCGTATGGCTTCGGTCCAAGAGGCGCTGAAGGCAAAATCGCCGCCATCCAGCTTGCAAGAGAGAATAACATACCGTTTTTAGGAATATGCTACGGTTTCCAACTGGCAGTTGTAGAGTTCGCTAGACACGTGTGCGGACTTGAAGACGCGAATAGCGCTGAAATCAATCCATCCACCCGTTTCCCTGTGATTGACCTAATGCCAGAACAGCATGGAGTAAAAACGAAAGGAGCTACAATGCGGCTTGGCGCTCACAAAATACTGGTTAAAAAGGAAACCCTTGCTTATTCTCTATACCAATCTGAAGAGATTTACGAACGCCACCGCCACAGATACGAAGTCAACCCCGAACATAGACCTACGCTGGAGAAGCATGGTTTAATTTTTTCAGGCAGAAGCGTTGACGGTAAAAGAATGGAAATTTTAGAACTGCCGGAAAAATTCTTCTTTTTTGCATCCCAATTTCATGGAGAGTTCAAAAGCCGCCCTGCAAAACCTGACCCGGAATATTATGGCTTCGTGAAAGCTTGTTTGGATAGAAAACTTGGAAGGGCTAAAGTTAAGCTTTAA
- a CDS encoding MFS transporter — protein MPLIDRLRKEFAFIKGNYAILVISWILIDFAMELPATYYALYVLELGATETILGMIGLFSFLALASMQFPGGYLADKFGRKWLISSMTFGVALSFILYAIAPSWHFILLGAVLMSLFNSTYQPALMAMIADSVPSERRGMGFGIIMLITSASTTPGPFVAGILYIQFGLALGMRISYCIVVVLFLIAATLRLLRLKETVTNAQKPSLSELLQSYPTALKESFGVWKTLPRSMFYLFLSGVVTTLGFAAVQLYFVVYAVKELLIDEAVWPFILTALFITMIVLAVPIGKIIDKFNRKLPLLAAYVIFGISMWFFVNGDLLRLFVSLVLVGVGQVMMNSAFGALQADLTPKEQRGKVNGFTNFVNFVFMAFGSLLGGFLYEHVSPQLPFFLAMVSIVPSFILTLALVHEPEKKEE, from the coding sequence ATGCCACTTATTGATAGGTTGAGGAAAGAATTCGCCTTTATTAAAGGCAACTATGCCATTCTTGTGATAAGCTGGATTCTCATAGATTTCGCTATGGAACTCCCAGCAACTTATTATGCACTTTATGTTCTTGAGCTAGGTGCCACGGAAACAATTCTTGGTATGATAGGACTCTTTTCATTTCTAGCCTTGGCTTCTATGCAGTTTCCAGGCGGATATTTGGCAGACAAGTTTGGCAGAAAATGGCTTATTTCTTCCATGACTTTCGGGGTAGCGCTTTCTTTCATTCTCTACGCTATAGCTCCTTCATGGCACTTTATCTTGCTAGGAGCGGTTTTAATGAGCTTGTTTAACTCAACCTATCAGCCAGCCTTGATGGCGATGATCGCCGATTCTGTGCCCTCTGAAAGAAGAGGCATGGGGTTTGGCATAATAATGCTTATAACAAGTGCTTCCACCACTCCTGGACCTTTTGTCGCAGGCATACTTTACATCCAGTTTGGCTTGGCTCTAGGTATGAGAATAAGCTATTGCATTGTCGTGGTTCTCTTCTTAATTGCAGCGACCCTCAGATTACTGCGATTAAAGGAGACTGTGACAAATGCTCAGAAGCCCAGTTTAAGTGAGCTTTTGCAAAGCTATCCGACTGCTCTGAAAGAGAGCTTTGGCGTTTGGAAAACCCTACCTCGCTCGATGTTTTACTTATTCCTTTCTGGAGTGGTTACCACTCTTGGATTCGCTGCAGTTCAACTTTACTTTGTCGTATATGCCGTAAAAGAGCTCTTAATAGACGAAGCTGTATGGCCGTTCATTCTCACTGCGTTGTTTATCACGATGATAGTCTTAGCTGTTCCTATTGGGAAAATTATAGACAAATTCAACAGAAAACTGCCTCTCTTAGCGGCATATGTAATTTTCGGGATTTCGATGTGGTTTTTTGTAAATGGAGACTTGTTGAGGCTTTTTGTTTCTCTTGTATTGGTGGGTGTAGGACAGGTTATGATGAACTCGGCTTTCGGTGCTTTACAAGCTGATTTAACTCCGAAGGAACAACGTGGAAAGGTAAATGGTTTCACAAACTTTGTAAACTTCGTATTTATGGCATTTGGTAGTCTGCTGGGGGGTTTCTTGTATGAACATGTTTCCCCCCAGCTGCCTTTCTTTCTTGCAATGGTTTCTATTGTTCCCTCTTTTATTCTGACGCTTGCTCTGGTTCATGAACCGGAAAAAAAAGAAGAATAA
- a CDS encoding glycosyltransferase family 2 protein, with product MKVDVVVLTKNSERTLRKCLSSIYNYVPVNRLIVVDGFSTDKTLKIIRKFNKKHHNVVLLSEKGTRGKGRQKAIEAVTTEWFVFVDSDVILCKGWFKKAKRLIKADVGAIWGIEVWSVLKNITVLKLFERVTLKIFGKRGGTHDLLVRREAVKDIHIPSNLHVYEDAYIKSWICKKGYKVVSAYEPYCIHYRPPIVWTIKKSIFFVSNELKFAIRYPQLLLSYALYAVIVLYQNMLRNIRAKS from the coding sequence ATGAAGGTAGATGTAGTCGTCTTAACAAAGAACAGCGAAAGAACATTAAGGAAGTGTTTAAGCTCCATCTACAATTATGTTCCAGTTAACCGACTAATTGTGGTGGATGGTTTTTCAACAGATAAGACTTTAAAAATAATTAGAAAATTCAACAAAAAACACCATAATGTTGTTCTCCTTAGTGAAAAAGGAACAAGAGGAAAGGGAAGACAAAAAGCTATAGAAGCGGTCACGACTGAATGGTTTGTGTTTGTTGACAGCGACGTCATCTTATGCAAAGGATGGTTCAAGAAGGCAAAGAGGCTTATAAAAGCTGATGTGGGTGCAATTTGGGGAATAGAAGTTTGGTCGGTGCTGAAAAATATAACCGTCTTGAAATTGTTTGAAAGAGTTACACTGAAGATTTTTGGAAAAAGAGGTGGAACCCACGACTTACTGGTGCGACGTGAAGCAGTCAAAGATATCCACATTCCTTCTAATCTACATGTGTATGAAGACGCTTACATCAAATCGTGGATTTGTAAGAAAGGCTACAAGGTGGTTTCCGCCTATGAGCCCTACTGTATTCATTACCGACCACCAATTGTTTGGACAATAAAGAAAAGTATCTTCTTTGTTTCTAATGAACTTAAATTTGCCATTCGTTATCCTCAGTTGTTGCTGTCGTATGCATTATACGCCGTCATTGTTTTATACCAGAATATGTTGCGTAACATTAGAGCCAAGAGTTAA
- a CDS encoding flippase-like domain-containing protein, with protein sequence MNEKHRILLRTIPFIAIGLLIFILYLVLFVNIPEMISIIQRANMLIYSLAALALILATFLFALSWQHLLLPLSVKTPLKKVFAYVWIGVFADLLVPAESVSGEIAKAYLMSKEPNSSSGKVVASLVSQRMLGTITTTATLFIGFLGLLTLNYPMSGLMLQILILMTILSVVAFGFLVAVCVKEKWTERLVIAIMRFVERVSSGRFKLEHLQTKIIDALRAFYESLRTFGSKPTKLVPAIFFNVLSWFFSIAIVFLVFVSIGYLEPNIPVLLLKVAVVYTLLVAIKSIPLGVPAEIGLPDIIITTLFILFGMPPDISAAATVLTRILTVWLSFFIGLVAVQWFGIKSLMESGVFGKTKDKV encoded by the coding sequence ATGAACGAAAAACATAGAATACTGCTGAGAACCATTCCCTTTATCGCAATTGGTCTCCTGATCTTCATTCTTTACTTGGTGTTGTTTGTTAACATTCCAGAAATGATAAGTATAATTCAACGTGCAAATATGTTAATTTATTCTCTCGCTGCATTAGCCCTTATCTTGGCAACATTCCTTTTCGCTTTATCTTGGCAACACCTTTTGCTTCCTTTGTCAGTAAAGACTCCTTTGAAGAAGGTTTTTGCATATGTGTGGATCGGTGTCTTTGCAGACCTTCTTGTCCCAGCAGAGTCTGTTAGCGGAGAGATAGCTAAAGCTTATCTTATGTCGAAAGAACCAAACAGTAGTTCTGGAAAAGTAGTCGCTTCTCTTGTCAGCCAACGAATGTTAGGCACCATTACAACTACTGCAACTCTTTTCATAGGTTTTCTGGGGCTGTTAACTCTTAATTATCCAATGTCAGGTTTGATGCTTCAAATCCTAATATTAATGACTATCTTAAGCGTGGTTGCTTTTGGGTTTCTAGTGGCAGTTTGCGTCAAGGAAAAATGGACGGAGCGCTTAGTCATCGCCATTATGCGTTTCGTGGAACGTGTATCTAGTGGGCGCTTCAAGCTTGAACATCTTCAAACTAAGATAATTGACGCTTTAAGAGCCTTCTACGAGTCTTTAAGAACTTTTGGCTCTAAACCAACCAAGCTTGTTCCTGCAATTTTCTTTAATGTTTTGTCGTGGTTTTTCAGCATTGCAATTGTTTTCCTAGTTTTTGTTTCAATAGGTTACTTGGAGCCAAATATACCAGTTCTTTTGCTGAAAGTAGCTGTTGTCTACACTCTTTTGGTTGCGATAAAATCAATTCCCCTAGGCGTTCCAGCGGAAATAGGACTACCCGACATAATCATAACAACGCTGTTTATTCTATTTGGAATGCCACCCGACATTAGTGCCGCTGCCACAGTTCTCACAAGAATTTTAACTGTGTGGTTAAGCTTCTTTATAGGATTAGTAGCAGTCCAATGGTTCGGGATTAAAAGTTTGATGGAAAGTGGAGTTTTTGGCAAAACGAAGGACAAAGTATGA
- a CDS encoding ECF transporter S component encodes MKKLEPKIDNAKHIFYMRSLPLEAMQTDSTKARLIQISLWTVMAALVCVATLLIRIPNPMGGYFNVGDVMVFVSALTFGPIVGGVAGGVGSSLADLIGFPVFVIPTLVIKGVEGFLAGLITDKKSVFRDILAVIVAGVEMIVGYFITEFYLWGIGDALLEIPGNIGQIVIGGLVGIPIAVIVRKRLPEILRS; translated from the coding sequence ATGAAGAAACTTGAACCGAAGATCGACAACGCTAAGCACATTTTTTATATGAGATCTCTCCCATTAGAAGCCATGCAAACCGACTCTACTAAAGCAAGGTTAATTCAAATATCACTGTGGACAGTTATGGCGGCGCTAGTTTGCGTAGCAACTCTACTTATCAGAATTCCGAATCCTATGGGAGGATACTTTAACGTTGGAGACGTAATGGTTTTCGTCAGTGCATTAACCTTCGGGCCTATCGTCGGCGGTGTTGCTGGAGGAGTTGGCTCATCATTAGCAGATTTGATTGGATTTCCGGTATTTGTAATTCCAACCTTAGTCATAAAAGGCGTAGAGGGCTTCCTTGCAGGTCTCATTACCGATAAAAAAAGCGTTTTTCGAGACATACTCGCCGTGATTGTAGCTGGCGTTGAAATGATTGTCGGATATTTCATAACTGAATTCTATTTGTGGGGGATAGGAGACGCATTATTAGAGATTCCTGGAAATATAGGTCAAATAGTTATTGGAGGACTTGTAGGGATTCCCATAGCTGTGATTGTACGAAAAAGATTGCCTGAAATTCTAAGAAGCTAA